One window from the genome of Mesoplodon densirostris isolate mMesDen1 chromosome 17, mMesDen1 primary haplotype, whole genome shotgun sequence encodes:
- the LOC132477731 gene encoding LOW QUALITY PROTEIN: mitochondrial import receptor subunit TOM20 homolog (The sequence of the model RefSeq protein was modified relative to this genomic sequence to represent the inferred CDS: inserted 1 base in 1 codon; substituted 1 base at 1 genomic stop codon), translating to MVGQNSAIAVFIGYCNYFDRKRWSDPNFKNRVRERGKKQKLAKGRAGLSKLPDLKDAEAVQKFFLEEIQLGEELLAQGEYEKGVDHLTNAVAVCGHPQQLLXVLQQTXPPPVFQMLLTKLPTISQRIVSAQSLAEDDVE from the exons ATGGTGGGCCAGAACAGCGCCATCGCTGTTTTCATCGGGTACTGCAATTACTTCGACCGCAAGAGATGGAGTGACCCCAACTTCAAGAACAGGGTGCGAGAAcgaggaaagaaacagaagcttgCCAAGGGGAGAGCTGGACTTTCCAAATTACCTGACCTTAAAGATGCTGAAGCCGTTCAGAAATTCTTCCTCGAAGAAATACAGCTCGGTGAAGAGTTACTAGCTCAAGGTGAATACGAGAAGGGTGTGGACCATCTGACAAATGCAGTTGCTGTGTGTGGACATCCACAGCAGTTACTGTAAGTATTGCAGCAAA CTCCACCACCAGTGTTCCAGATGCTTCTGACTAAGCTCCCAACAATTAGTCAGAGAATTGTAAGTGCTCAGAGCTTGGCTGAAGATGATGTGGAATGA